The nucleotide sequence tattattttttattttatttgattgtttattgatttaaTCTTAGAAGATTTTAGATTATTTTTGtactctttttattatttatatacttTATATagtttaacaatttttttttgtttgggcgtattactttttgtaatttgtataagttttttaattaaaagataaATGTATTTTCTAATTTCTAATAATGAAAATGAGTacataatttttataattaacttgttcttttttttaatgttaaatgaatttatttgttttgaaatttgaaattccGTGAATAATTGAAATTTTGTTATACTTAATATATAATTATCATTTATTACATCATCTGGTTTTTAAATCCAGTTCAACCAGTTGAATCAGTGAACCAGTAAGGTGTTCGGTTCGTTATCCGATTCAGTCTTGAAAACATTGTTTTTAATTAAAAGGGAAAAATgttcggatagtccctgtgggaTGATGTGCGGTGGTGAAAGATGGAGGTGGTGAAAGGTGGAGGTGGTGAAAATTGGGGAAGATGAAGAGGGTGGGATGGGTGATGGGTTCCACAtaaatttttaaatattaattaaatttcttttaatattttagttatttatttaacaGTAAGAGTATTTAGGTCATTTCACACCTACTTAACTGAAAATATTAACCTTCATATGCTTCAAGGACTATTTGAGAATGAGTGTGCAAAAGTTaaggactatagctgtaattttagaagtATATTGACTATATGTAAAATCTGAGCAAACTACAAGGACGATCCGGACATTTTCCTGTAATTAAAAGAAGTTAAGTGAAAAAGAGAAAGTAGAAAGGAAAAACTTGACAAAAATAGAATAGATGAAGGTGCAAAAGAGGGAGAATAGTAGAAAGTTAAACTTGCAACAGCTGGCCTCAAATCAATCTAAGAGCACCACGCAACACGTTACCCTCTTCAACAGCCCCCTAACCcccaacacaacacaacacaacaccaTGCTTTCTCTCTCTACCACCACTCTCTCTCCGTCGCAACTTCTGCACCATCACCGTCGCTCATGTTCCTTCAAGCTCCGAGCTTCTTCTCCTCTCAATTCCAATTCCTTCTCCGATCACCGAGTTGTTGTCACCAGAGAACGCGGCAAGAATGACAAACTCATTACTGCTCTTGTAATTTTCTCTAGATTCTCATTTCACCTTTTGCTTCTTTATAATTGTagattattgttcaatttcagtTGTTTATTTACTGATGATGCGTATGAAGGTTGATAAAAGTGTGAGATTGATTAAACATGATTCTGTAGTTATCAGATTTATTGTATTATATTAATCTCAACTTGAGGAAACAAATATCCATTAAAGGattaatttttattattagtttatttatttttcgtCTTTTTGAATCTCGAGGGGTCATTCCCATTATGGTAACGTTTATATATTGAATCACGAGCTTATTTTTTTTGCCTGTTTGAACATCTGAGGGGTCATTCTGTTATGAAACTCATTGCGCTTCTTATAGATTATGTtgctttgttttttatttatacataaaatTGCCATGTAAAATTGTAAATAATGAACTTTATGGTAAATTTGCTTGTTATTACTATTTACCATCTGGAGTCTGGACAGAAGGCTGAACCTTCAAATTTTGACATTCAGAACTGTTTAATTACCACAcaaagaaaaaacaaacaactaTTTATTAACCACTTAGGGAATGTGCAATGAACTCTACGGACAGGGCCACGTTGGTGATGTGACCGCACCTCCACGAACCGCTCAAGGACGTCTCCGCCTCTCACACAATCCCCCTTTTTCCCGCCCCTTGCCTCTCTTCGCCACTTCTGTAAAGTCAGTTGACGCCCCTCCGTCTCCATCCACCTAAGGGATGGACACCCACACGGATGTCGGTTGCAAATGGACTTACTAACAACAAACGTTCTTTATCCGGTCAACACTCAATGGAAAAATCCAGTCACTTAGTTACATAAAAGTATCAAGGAGGTCATATCATGAGTCATGACTACAACTAATGCAACCAGTATGTCATGTTCCATGTTCGCTCTGGTGCTTATTTTGATATGATTTTATTCTTCTTGTGCTAACATTATTATGTTTGTAAGTTGATAGTAGAGTTAATGGACATTGTCATTTATTGTTAGTTTGCTACCTACGTATTAATAACTTTTAACTGTGGAATGCCATTGTAGAATCTTGGAGTTATTGTTTAGACCGTTTTAAAGTATTTGACGTTGTATTAGATCATTTGTGTTGAATAGGCAAAACATGGGATTAACAGTTTGGAGCTTCCTCTAATTCAGCATACGCAGTTGCCTGATCTCGACAAACTTGTTTCCCTATTGAGTGGTAAGCTCCTACTCCTTAATTTGAGCTTGTTGTATCTCTCTTACGTGACTAAGATTAAATCTGATTTACTTAATTTGGTAGAATCTAGTCGTTTTAACCATGGCCGGCCCTGGGgttgggcggggaggaccaccggccagggccgatatttcgaggggcacatttttttattaaaagaaacccgatatgtatatgtaaaatatttttttaatagggtacacaaacatcaacataggcccacttacaaaactattcttatggtttacATTAGTTATTGACccctttggcattaggtttagacctttaatgagcccaatacccaattttattaaggcctaagggcacattttttcgagctcgaacaaggTACACAAATTCTCAGGGTCGGCCATGGTTTTAACTCATTTCTATTTAGAAGCAGGATTCATATAATGTGCAGTCACAAACCATATCTGGCACATGGCACCCAATTAAGCAATAGCCTGTAATTTTGCTGTTTgatgattatatatataaaacttcTCTGATGGTCTCATATAGTAATTAAAATTTCATAAGATGGGATTTAGTTGGATATTCTGATCGTATTTCTCTTCGcatcattaaagatttttcttttGATAAAACCTGTGACTATTTATCTCAACGCCGTTTAACACTTATCTTTTTATGATATTTTGGTTGGCAGCCGCTAGTTTTGATTGGATCATCATAACGTCACCCGAGGCAGCTCTTGTGTTTCTTCAAGCTTGGAAGTAAGTTTGGAAATCTCTTTTCTATAATATCGTATCACAACTGTTTATGCATTATTTTGTTTACTAAATAAGATTCATGACTTTCGATGAATGTTTATTATATTCTTTGTTCATCACATCCCACCCTATCTTAGCTTGTATCTAATCGTCAACTATGAATTAAGAAAATGATGCAAGTTCTCTCTAAATGCCCATAGATGGGTGTCCGTTGTTAATATTATGTATAAGCTATAAACAActtattagtattttttttttaccaaacaccTCGCGTACGTGAAGCTCTCGCATCCATTATTTCAATATAAAAATATGTTAGTTTTTTCATATATTTGAACACTTTCAGTAAGTTGACACGTTATTCTCATTTCATATTCTATCTCAGAGCTGCTGGGACCCCAAGTGTGAAGGTAGCTGTGGTTGGAAGTGGTACAGCGAGCGTTTTTCATGAAGCTATGCCTTCATCTAAGCAATTAATTGATGTTGCCTTTACTCCGTCAAAAGGTGTCTATACATTTCTCCCATTCATAATATAAAGTATTAATCAGCATACATATTTACAAAAAGATGCATCTGAATAGATGTAGTGGAAAATTTTTATCTTTATGATCTTCTTTTGCAGCAACCGGTAAAGTTCTCGCTTTAGAGCTGCCCCATTACCAGAATGATAAATCCACAGTTTTATATCCTGCATCTGCAAAAGCTAGTCATGACATAGGTATGTGGTTAATAAATCATTTGTTACATATAGATATGACTAATATAAAACAAAGATTAATGGAATTgaactttttgtttttgtaatAATGTGCTAAATGTGTATTGTTTGTCCTCTTACGAAGTTGCACTAAAAGCTTACCATGGGTTGTGTTTTTCAGAGGAAGGTCTTTCTAAACGTGGATTTTACGTCACAAGATTGAATACATACACAACGGTACATATCTTACTTCTTTAAATGCTGCTTCAATAAAAGTTCTGACTTCTAAGTATTGATTTTCTCGTGTGTTTTAGGAACCTGTCCAACACGTGGATCAAATGCTTCTCAAGCAAGCACAATCTGCTTCTGTAGTTGCAGTTGCATCACCTTCTGCAATTCGGTAACGTGTTTTTTTCATTCTCATGATATGTTTCTTCCTGTTAAAATAACATATCTCAGCTTAGACAGATTTTAACTTTTTATCTTATCTTGCAAACAGTGCTTGGTTCGATCTTTTACCCGAACCAGATAACTGGAACGGTTCCATTGCATGCATCGGTGAGACAACCGCTTCAGCTGCGAGAAAATTGGGCTTGAGAAATATATACTACCCATCCAGCCCCTCTTTTCAAGGGTAATAACTAATAATTTGTAATTTCTATAGCGTATAATATTAGGAACTCTATGTGAGCTACTGTCAAGTTATAAACTTATATTACATTTGTGTTTGACAGATGGGTTGACAGCATTCTTGATGCTTTACAAGTCCATAATCAGTTCTTGAAAGCCTAAAACCAATGTTTGCGGCATCTTGTTTTTGAGGTAACGTTTTATACGGGAGCTGATGTTCATAAACATCTCTAGTAACACCATGAAGAGCATCTTGAGGAAGCATAATTTTGTAACAATTGTTTATAAATTTTACATATTGTAAATCAACATTTACAAGTTAATTATAATCAGGTAGTTCGTGATTCCGACTTGTAGTCTCGTACTAACATTCTTTGTAAAGGAATAATTATAATAATAGCAAATTAAACTTATGTTTCTGCGCATCTTGCAAATCACTATATTTGTATACGTTTATTATTTTGCTAGCAAGTTACATAACTGAGAAAAAACGAGCCATCCGTTACAAGAATTTGAGCTGTTGAAAATCTTTCAGAACTCTCCACTGGTACTTTCCGCATCTCATAAGAACTTGAAgtataattaaatcaagtccatcGGTCATTATTCATTAAACTTTAATTAGTTTATTGTTTGTGTCCAGATTATTCGGTTGAAGATGGAGGAAGTATTCCTTGAAGGAATGATGAGATCATGACTAATGCTCTTTGTGGTTGGTAGCTCGGGACTGTATGCCCTGCGCCTCTTACTGTCGTCAATACCATTGATCCTTCGTAGCCTACCACATATCCTCCAACCTATCAAATTTGTCGcatcattttgttaattttacATTTTCATAATTTTTATGGTTCAAGTGTTGGAATACTGTGTACCTCTTTGTTATAGTACCACGGTCGCCATGGAATCACTACTGGTATTTTCAACTTGTTTACAGAATACCTCGAGGATGTTACTGGGACCCGTCCATCGATGTCCCCACTGTAGATTCAATATGTAAAGATATTATGCTTTATTTGCTTGTACAAAGACTCCTTAAAAGGGGTTTATGTAGGATTTACCTGTATATCCAAACAATAATCTTGTCTTCAACTAGCTGATTGATAGTAGGCAAAATGGTTGTTGGGCTGTCTGTCCATCCAACACCACTACACACATTAGGAAAATGATTAGTCAGCCCCTTTATTACTACTAACCATGATGTGAAACCTTTGTGTTTATAGTGTTAGTATGTAAAGTTACAAAATAGATGTACCCGCAAGGCGACCATGAGGTATTTCGGGCATGAAGAGCTTCTTGCACATCCGCTCGATTCAGATAGGTGGTTACATAATCATCAGAACATGGATCAAAAGACTTCACCTGTAGAAGTACATCATgttaaaatattatttagttaCAAGTTGCGACTTGTTAGATGGTCAATTGAACCTCATTCTATATCTATATTAATTTTCAACATAACCAAGGAAAGTGAATTAACGGTAATGGCGTCAGCCGTCAGATGAACGTCGGTGACGAAAGTTACTATTTCACCATGTGACCATTCGAAGCCGGTAGATCGTTGATGATGGTTAGCAGGAGGTCGGATAGTTATTATTAAAatacaaaattaaaaaacaattcatctctcctttcaaaatcattattaataatttttttaCACCTGTAAATTTCTTATATTCACGAATAcatgtaaatttaatttctaacatttTATTcgaataatgataagtgtaaaaaaatCGAATTTGATCAAGTTTTTGCTGTGTTTTCATTGGTTCTCACGGTTTCGACAATATTTAGCGTTAGATGAATCAGGGACTTACAGATCCCGGGGATCCAGGTTTTTGTGCATCTCTATCACATAGCGGAGCATAGATGTTGTATATGTCGATATAACCATATTCATTGTATCCTTGGCTCTGATACTCCTCACATTTATCGGAGAAATTTCCAGAAATGTAATCACAATACTTGTTGATTCCTGCATTAGTCTCATCAGAGTTTAGAGCATGTGTCCAGAAATAGTCAAACATCCCTTCATAAGAGgtcactactagaaaagtggGTTTTTGTCATGAAATTTTTGGTCACAAAATAGTAGCAATTTCCCTGTTGTCACCATTTCGCCACCGAAAATGCGGTGACAAAAACACCCATGTCAATTGCCCTAATGCCACCAAATAGCCACCATTTTCTTATTTTGCCACCTTATTTTTGCCACCACAAAACTGGTCAAAATTATTTGCCACCGCTTCTTGTTTGCTACTGTCCACCTTGTTTGCTACCGATTTGCCACCATTTAACCACCATGTTTGCTACCGATTTGCCACCATTTAACCACCATTTTCATTGAAAGTTTGCTACCGTCCACCTTGTTTGCTACCGATTTACCACCATTTAACCACCTTGTTTGCTACCGATTTGCCACCATTTAACCACCACCTTCATTGAAAGCTTGTTGAATTATTTGCTACCATTTTGTGATTGCTTGAATATTGGTTTTTTATTCAggttgatttttcatttttccctgcttttttcataaaaattacataatcaaTAAAATTACAAAATGATATAAAAAGTCTAATAAGATCACGAAAAcccaaaattatataaaacatatGTGTATCAAAAGCATATAAACATTCTAATAGAAATACCAGCTAAAACATCAAATGACTTAAGAAAATCTTAATACGATAAACATCGAAACATTCAAAACCAAGTGTTTGAAGCCTATCTTCAAGTTGTACTTGTTAACATAGCTTCAATTTGTGACATGGTATCGAGCATAGCATCTTTATCCAccttatctttttctttttcagccaacaaCCCGGCAATAATTCCATTTAgcctttctttttcttcatcattttcctTAACGAGCTCCTTGATAATTAAGTTCAACATTTCAATCTACAAAACAACCAATGATGACTAAGTTCAACTTTTCAATATACAAAAAAATTCTCTTTATTGTTGTTTCTAGTTTCTAGTTTTACTACTATTTCCAGTTTTAGAAAATTACGATATTCAACCTGACACCATCTTGACCCCATCAACCAACACGCTCGTCTTGCATTTTCTAACATAGACTAGGGATTTCAATTCTAAAATCTAGTTTTTGATTCGATATAGTAGACATTTAGACGTGAGAAGTCGGTGTACAAACCTCAGACATGAAATCGGTATCATAACAAAGAATTTACCTATGCATAAAAATCTTGTTAGACATTTGCTTCCTTGGTAGCACCTACGTGCGAGAAAACAAAGAGCTATTAGCAACGAAATGGGAAAAAAATAAGTCTACTATCAAAAATA is from Helianthus annuus cultivar XRQ/B chromosome 9, HanXRQr2.0-SUNRISE, whole genome shotgun sequence and encodes:
- the LOC110879462 gene encoding uroporphyrinogen-III synthase, chloroplastic; amino-acid sequence: MLSLSTTTLSPSQLLHHHRRSCSFKLRASSPLNSNSFSDHRVVVTRERGKNDKLITALAKHGINSLELPLIQHTQLPDLDKLVSLLSAASFDWIIITSPEAALVFLQAWKAAGTPSVKVAVVGSGTASVFHEAMPSSKQLIDVAFTPSKATGKVLALELPHYQNDKSTVLYPASAKASHDIEEGLSKRGFYVTRLNTYTTEPVQHVDQMLLKQAQSASVVAVASPSAIRAWFDLLPEPDNWNGSIACIGETTASAARKLGLRNIYYPSSPSFQGWVDSILDALQVHNQFLKA